The DNA segment GGGCGGCACCTATTTCCCGATGACGGTGAAGAAGCACCTGCGCGCGCAGGAAATCGCGCGCGAGAACCGGCTACCGTGCATCTACCTGGTCGACTCCGGCGGCGCGTTCCTGCCGCTGCAGGACGAGGTCTTCCCGGACCGTGAGCACTTCGGCCGCATCTTCTACAACCAGGCACGGCTCAGCGCGGAGAACATCCCGCAGATCGCGGTGGTGATGGGCAGCTGCACCGCCGGCGGCGCCTACGTGCCGGCGATGTGCGACGAGAGCGTCATCGTTCGCGAGCAAGGCACGATCTTCCTCGGCGGCCCGCCGTTGGTGAAGGCCGCCACCGGCGAAGTGGTGGATGCCGAAGCGCTCGGCGGCGCCGACGTGCACACCAGTGTGTCCGGCGTGGCCGACCACTTCGCCGAGGACGACCGCCATGCGCTGGAGATCGCGCGCGGCATCGTCGGCCACCTCAACCGGCGCAAGCCCGTTCCGGTCGCCGTGCGCGAAGCACGCGAGCCGCTTTACGCCGCCGAAGAGCTCTACGGCATCGTGCCGAAGGATACGCGCCGACCGTTCGACATCCGCGAGGTCATCGCCCGCATCACCGACGGTAGCGAACTGGACGAATTCAAGGCGCGCTACGGCAAGACGCTGGTCACCGGCTTCGCCCATCTGCACGGCTATCCCGTCGGCATCATCGCCAACAACGGCATCCTGTTCGGCGAGAGCGCGCTCAAGGGCGCGCACTTCATCGAGCTGTGCAACCAGCGCGGCATTCCGCTGGTGTTCCTGCAGAACATCACCGGCTTCATGGTCGGTCGCAAGTACGAGAACGCCGGCATCGCCAAGGACGGGGCGAAGATGGTCACCGCGGTCGCGTGCTCCTCTGTACCCAAGTTCACCGTCGTGATCGGCGGGAGCTTCGGCGCGGGCAACTACGCCATGTGCGGTCGCGCCTACGGCGCGCGCTTCCTGTGGATGTGGCCGAACGCGCGTATCAGCGTGATGGGCGGTGAGCAGGCTGCCAGCGTGCTGGCCACGGTGAAGCGCGACGGGATCGAGGCGGCGGGCAAGACGTGGTCGCCCGAGGATGAGGACGCATTCAAGGCGCCGATCCGCGAGCAATACGAAAGCCAGGGCAGCCCGTGGTATGCCACGGCCCGCTTGTGGGACGACGGCATCATCGACCCCGCCGACACGCGCCGCGTGCTGGGCCTGGGCATTTCGGCGTCGCTCAATGCGCCGATCGAGCCGGCGAAGTTCGGCGTGTTCCGGATGTAGTCGATGGCATCGCAGGTGATTCTCGTCACCGGAGGGAGTCGCGGCATCGGTGCGGCGACGGCCTTGCTGGCGGCCGAACGCGGTTACGCGGTTGGCGTGAACTACCGTCGCGATGCGGATGCGGCGGCTTCCATCGTGCAGCGGATCACCGCGACCGGCGGCCGTGCGGTCGCCTTGCAAGCCGACGTGTCGGACGAAGCAGAGGTGGTCGCCATGCTCGCTCGGCTGGACGAGACACTGGGGCCGGTGACCGCACTGGTCAACAACGCCGGCATCCTGGAAACGCAGATGCGCGTGGACGCGATGGACGCTGCCCGCATCGGCCGCATCCTCGCCACCAACGTCACCGGCACCCTGCTCTGCTGCCGCGAAGCGGTGCGACGGATGTCCGCCCGTCACGGCGGCGCCGGCGGTGCGATCGTCAATGTATCGTCTGTCGCGGCGAAGACCGGCTCGCCGGGCGAGTACGTCGACTACGCCGCATCCAAGGGCGCAATGGATTCATTGACTGTGGGCCTGGCACAGGAAGTCGCGCAGGAAGGGATACGCGTCAACGCGGTCCGACCGGGCTTCATCTACACCGACATGCACGCCGACGGTGGCGAGCCCGGACGGGTCGAGCGGGTCAAGGCCTTCGTGCCGATGCGGCGCGGCGGCCAGCCCGAGGAAGTGGCGGAAGCCATCCTGTGGCTGCTGTCCGCGCAAGCGGCCTATTCGACGGGCACCTTCATCGATGTCGCCGGCGGGCGCTGAGTCCTGCCCCACTTCAGACATGTGAGAGGCGCGTCGACAACTCCGGCTGGCAGGTGAACCGGTGCGACGCGGACGATGTGGCATTGCCGTTTGGCAGGCGTGATCACAACGTGAGGGCCCCGTCATTGGCGATAGTCCAGCGTCCACGTCCCCCGGAGCATCCCCTGCATGTCCATCTGGAAAGACCAAGGCCCCGCGAAAAAAGAGGCCACGCCGCCCGTCCCCGAGCCCACGCCCGCCGCTGTGCGTGAGGCGCCGGCCGTCGCCGACTTCTCGCCCACCGTGACCGCTCCCCCCGGCACGCGCGCGCCCGAGCGGGCACCGCAGGAGGCGTTGAAGGAATCGCTGATCGCTTCCGACCTGACCATCGAAGGCAAGATCGAGGGTACGGGCCACATCCGCATCGCCGGCAAGTTCAAGGGCGACGTCAACGTGCAGGGCGACCTGACCATCGAGACCGGCGCGAAGCTCAATGGCGGCGTGCGGGCGAAGAAGGTCACCATCGCCGGCGAACTCGAGGGCAACATCGAATCGGCTGCGCGCGTCGAACTGCTCGCCTCCGGCGTGCTGATCGGCGACGTCAAGGCCGGTTCGCTCACCGTCGCCGCGGGTTCGCGGATGCGCGGTCAGGCCGATTTCGGCTGGGACGAAGTCGCCAGCAAGGGCGGCAAGTCAGGCGGTACGGAGTCCGGCGCCGCCGCATGAGCCAACCCCGCCCTGGCAGTGCCGGCGCCACCCGCACCTGCCCGCACTGCAAGGCGACCATCCTGGAGAGCGCGGCGGTCTGTCCCGGCTGCCGCCACCACCTGCGCTTCGAACCGGGCGCGGGCGCCAACGCGGCGCCTGCGCTCACTCCGCTACGCATTGAAGGCACGCTGCAGCCGCCCGCCGAAGGCGCGGCCTGGGAGTACAGCGTGGTCCTGTCCATACGCAACGACCGCGGCGAAGAAGTGACCCGCCAGGTGGTGGGCGTCGGCGCGATGCAGCCGCACGAGCAGCGCAGCTTCGTCCTGTCGGTCGAGCTCAACCCTGCCACGGGCAAGGCCGCAGGCCGCCGCACGCGGCACTGACGTCGCGGGATCAGTTTTTCTTGTCAGGTCCGCAACTGTTGCAGCCGCCACACGCGGCATCGCTGGCAGACGATCCCGCAGGCGCGATCCAGCGCCCCAGCATGCGTTGCCAGTTCGCATTCCCTTCGCGCAGCAACGGCAGCGCCACCGCGATCCGCGCCTTGCGCAGCGGACCGGGGAATTGCTTCTTCAGCACGACCCACACGCTGGCCACCACCAGGATGGCGATGACGGCGTATTGCAGTGCGAGCGAGACATCCATGGCTCAGCCGCCGCCCAGGGCGCTGGCCACCTGGTAAGTCACCAGCGAGGCCAGGTACGCCAGCGCGAACAGGTAGAACGTCGCGAAGCCCATCTGCTTCCACGAGTTGGTCTCGCGCTTGATCGTCGCCAGCGTGGAGATGCACATCGGCGCGTAGATGAACCAGACCAGCAATGACAGCGCGGTGGCCAGCGACCAGCCGTCGCTGATCACCGGCGTCAGCGCCTGGATCGCTGCGTCGTCGTCGGCGGCAGAGAGCGCATAGATCGTGGCCAGCGAAGACACGGCGACTTCGCGCGCCGCCAGGCCGGGAATCAGCGCGATGCATATCTGCCAGTTGAAGCCCAGCGGCGAGAAGAAGACCGCCATGGCATGGCCGATACGGCCTGCGAAGCTGTAGTCGATCGCCGGCCCGATCGCGCCTTCCGGCGGTGCCGGGAAGTTGAGCAGGAACCAGAGCAGGATGGTCAGCGCCAGGATGATCCCGCCGACGCGCTTGAGGAAGATCATCGCGCGCTCCCACAGGCCGATCAGCAGGTCGCGCGGGTGCGGAATGCGGTACGAAGGCAGTTCCAGCAGCAGCGCATGCTCGCTTTTGTCGCGACGCCACTTCTTCATCACCCAGGACACGATCAACGCGCTGACGATACCGGCGGCATACAGGCCGAACAGCACCAGGCCTTGCTGGTTGAAGACGCCCCAGACGGTCTTTTGCGGAATGAACGCACCGATCAGCAGCGCGTAGACCGGCAGCCGCGCCGAGCAGGTCATCAGCGGTGCGACCAGGATCGTCGCCAGGCGATCACGCGGGTCCTGGATGCTGCGGGTGGCCATGATGCCGGGGATGGCGCAGGCGAAGCTCGAGAGCAGCGGAATGAACGAACGACCCGACAGACCCGCCGAGGCCATCATGCGGTCGAGCAGGAACGCCGCGCGCGGGAGGTAGCCGCTTTCCTCTAGCGCGAGGATGAAGGCGAACAGGATCAGGATCTGCGGCAGGAACACGATCACGCCGCCGAGGCCCGCGATGATGCCGTCCACCAGCAGGCTGTTGAGCGGTCCTTCCGGCAGGAAGGCCCCGGCCCACTCGCCCAGCGCGCCCGTGCCCGCTTCGATCAGGTCCATCAGCGGCGTGGCCCAGGCGTAGACGGCCTGGAAGATCAGGAACATC comes from the Pseudoxanthomonas sp. YR558 genome and includes:
- a CDS encoding carboxyl transferase domain-containing protein, coding for MPAIASQLDPRSPDFTANAAYHRVLVQELDRRLARAADGGGEKARGKHTERGKLLARDRITALLDPGSPFLEIAPLAAEDMYDGAAPSAGMVCGIGRVMGLEVVVVANDATVKGGTYFPMTVKKHLRAQEIARENRLPCIYLVDSGGAFLPLQDEVFPDREHFGRIFYNQARLSAENIPQIAVVMGSCTAGGAYVPAMCDESVIVREQGTIFLGGPPLVKAATGEVVDAEALGGADVHTSVSGVADHFAEDDRHALEIARGIVGHLNRRKPVPVAVREAREPLYAAEELYGIVPKDTRRPFDIREVIARITDGSELDEFKARYGKTLVTGFAHLHGYPVGIIANNGILFGESALKGAHFIELCNQRGIPLVFLQNITGFMVGRKYENAGIAKDGAKMVTAVACSSVPKFTVVIGGSFGAGNYAMCGRAYGARFLWMWPNARISVMGGEQAASVLATVKRDGIEAAGKTWSPEDEDAFKAPIREQYESQGSPWYATARLWDDGIIDPADTRRVLGLGISASLNAPIEPAKFGVFRM
- a CDS encoding SDR family oxidoreductase, giving the protein MASQVILVTGGSRGIGAATALLAAERGYAVGVNYRRDADAAASIVQRITATGGRAVALQADVSDEAEVVAMLARLDETLGPVTALVNNAGILETQMRVDAMDAARIGRILATNVTGTLLCCREAVRRMSARHGGAGGAIVNVSSVAAKTGSPGEYVDYAASKGAMDSLTVGLAQEVAQEGIRVNAVRPGFIYTDMHADGGEPGRVERVKAFVPMRRGGQPEEVAEAILWLLSAQAAYSTGTFIDVAGGR
- the feoB gene encoding ferrous iron transport protein B, producing the protein MSAAEASTLRLALVGNPNCGKTALFNQLTGSRQKVANYAGVTVERKEGRLHSAASGRQYAVLDLPGAYSLHAASLDEAVTRDVCRGFYPGEAAPDVLVCVVDATNLRLHLRFALEVRELGKPMILAVNMMDAAQRRGIAIDLAALERELGVPVVETVAVKHNGARALIEQIDRTAAHPHEPTARLAEGADIHAETRRLLSLAVSMPTRTAKIDDALDRWLLHPVFGLLALAVVMFLIFQAVYAWATPLMDLIEAGTGALGEWAGAFLPEGPLNSLLVDGIIAGLGGVIVFLPQILILFAFILALEESGYLPRAAFLLDRMMASAGLSGRSFIPLLSSFACAIPGIMATRSIQDPRDRLATILVAPLMTCSARLPVYALLIGAFIPQKTVWGVFNQQGLVLFGLYAAGIVSALIVSWVMKKWRRDKSEHALLLELPSYRIPHPRDLLIGLWERAMIFLKRVGGIILALTILLWFLLNFPAPPEGAIGPAIDYSFAGRIGHAMAVFFSPLGFNWQICIALIPGLAAREVAVSSLATIYALSAADDDAAIQALTPVISDGWSLATALSLLVWFIYAPMCISTLATIKRETNSWKQMGFATFYLFALAYLASLVTYQVASALGGG
- a CDS encoding DUF6587 family protein — its product is MDVSLALQYAVIAILVVASVWVVLKKQFPGPLRKARIAVALPLLREGNANWQRMLGRWIAPAGSSASDAACGGCNSCGPDKKN
- a CDS encoding polymer-forming cytoskeletal protein, which encodes MSIWKDQGPAKKEATPPVPEPTPAAVREAPAVADFSPTVTAPPGTRAPERAPQEALKESLIASDLTIEGKIEGTGHIRIAGKFKGDVNVQGDLTIETGAKLNGGVRAKKVTIAGELEGNIESAARVELLASGVLIGDVKAGSLTVAAGSRMRGQADFGWDEVASKGGKSGGTESGAAA